A section of the Alkalihalobacillus sp. LMS39 genome encodes:
- a CDS encoding GNAT family N-acetyltransferase has protein sequence MNHIKTYFKREIPFEDRYLILEGPISKEDLIQLDFHSGLVAFRPPAKQKDALIGIADLPEGRINIARDGNTIIGYVTFVYPDPMERWSEGQMKNLIELGAIEVAPEYRGVKVGKNLLELSVLDDAMEDYIIITTEYYWHWDLKGSGLSVWEYRKVMEKMMNAGGLEWYATDDPEICSHPANCLMARIGKRVDQTSIQQFDQLRFKNRFMY, from the coding sequence GTGAACCATATTAAAACATATTTTAAAAGGGAAATACCTTTTGAGGACCGTTACCTAATCCTTGAAGGTCCAATTTCAAAGGAAGACTTGATTCAACTTGATTTTCATTCTGGTTTAGTTGCTTTTCGGCCGCCTGCCAAACAAAAAGACGCATTAATTGGCATAGCGGATCTCCCAGAAGGAAGAATTAATATTGCTCGCGATGGCAATACGATTATCGGTTATGTTACATTTGTTTACCCAGATCCAATGGAACGTTGGTCAGAAGGCCAAATGAAAAACTTAATTGAATTAGGCGCAATAGAAGTGGCTCCAGAGTATCGTGGTGTAAAGGTTGGAAAAAACTTACTTGAGCTTTCCGTTCTTGATGATGCGATGGAAGATTATATTATTATAACAACGGAATATTATTGGCATTGGGATTTAAAAGGTAGTGGCCTCTCCGTTTGGGAATACCGTAAAGTCATGGAAAAAATGATGAACGCCGGTGGACTAGAATGGTACGCTACAGATGACCCTGAAATTTGCTCGCACCCTGCCAATTGTTTAATGGCGAGAATCGGAAAAAGAGTTGATCAAACCTCTATTCAACAATTCGACCAATTGCGATTTAAAAATCGCTTTATGTATTAA
- a CDS encoding acetoin utilization AcuB family protein, with the protein MIIEDIMIKDVHTLQETATIEEAIQTLAKFKIRHVPIINEEREVVGIISDRDIRDVSPSIFHSDEHKEDFQLPIREIMKRNVLTAHPLDFVEEISSVFFQNQIGCLPIVEENRLVGIITESLVLHTIVKLMGAHQPSSQIEVKVENITGMLAEIAAIFKRKNVNITSVLVYPSKDKRYKILVFRVQTMDPRPIIAEIENEGYQVLWPNFPGATL; encoded by the coding sequence ATGATTATTGAAGATATTATGATAAAAGATGTTCACACTCTACAAGAAACAGCTACGATTGAAGAGGCCATTCAAACGCTAGCTAAATTTAAAATTCGTCATGTTCCAATCATAAATGAGGAAAGAGAAGTTGTAGGGATTATTTCTGATCGTGATATCCGTGATGTTAGTCCTTCGATTTTCCATTCGGATGAACATAAAGAAGATTTTCAGCTTCCTATCCGAGAGATTATGAAACGCAACGTCTTAACGGCGCATCCGCTAGACTTTGTAGAAGAAATATCCTCTGTATTTTTTCAAAATCAAATTGGTTGCCTCCCTATTGTTGAAGAAAATCGTTTAGTAGGAATTATAACAGAGTCGCTTGTCCTCCATACGATTGTTAAATTAATGGGGGCACACCAACCAAGCTCTCAAATTGAAGTTAAAGTTGAAAATATTACTGGTATGTTAGCTGAAATTGCAGCCATTTTCAAACGAAAGAATGTGAACATTACAAGTGTATTAGTGTACCCTTCAAAAGATAAACGCTATAAAATTTTAGTTTTCCGAGTTCAAACAATGGATCCTCGACCAATCATTGCTGAAATTGAAAACGAAGGCTATCAAGTGTTATGGCCTAATTTTCCGGGAGCAACCTTATGA
- the acsA gene encoding acetate--CoA ligase, with the protein MNLQALPPLDGNYNLKSYEEACKSFDWSEVEKEFSWGQTGNVNLAYEAIDRHAESERKSKIALYYSDANRDEQYTFTQMKEMSNRAGNVLKNAGVKKGDRVFIFMPRSPELYFAILGAIKLGAIVGPLFEAFMEGAVRDRLEDSEAKVLVTTPQLLERVPVDDLPNLEKVLILGKDVTEDETYIDFGKQLQQASPELTITWVDREDGLILHYTSGSTGKPKGVLHVHNAMIQHYQTAKWVLDLQEDDVYWCTADPGWVTGTSYGIFGPWLVGATNVVRGGRFSPQDWYSTIEKYKITIWYSAPTAFRMLMSAGDELIKQYDLSTLRHILSVGEPLNPEVVRWGMKVFSLRIHDTWWMTETGAQTICNYPCMEIKPGSMGKPLPGVKAAIIDDKGNELPPNRMGNLAIKKGWPSMMRTIWNNEEKYNSYFEIDGWYVSGDSAYMDEEGYFWFQGRIDDVIMTSGERVGPFEVESKLIEHPAVAEAGVIGKPDPVRGEIIKAFIALREGHEPSEELIEEIQLFVKKGLAAHSAPREIEFREKLPKTRSGKIMRRVLKAWELDLPTGDLSTMED; encoded by the coding sequence ATGAATTTGCAAGCGCTTCCACCGTTAGATGGGAATTATAATTTAAAAAGCTATGAAGAAGCATGTAAATCGTTTGATTGGTCAGAGGTTGAAAAAGAGTTTTCTTGGGGACAAACGGGAAACGTGAACCTTGCTTATGAAGCGATCGACCGTCATGCTGAGTCGGAACGTAAAAGTAAAATTGCATTATATTATAGTGATGCAAATCGTGATGAACAATATACGTTTACTCAAATGAAAGAAATGTCTAACCGAGCTGGAAATGTACTCAAAAATGCTGGAGTGAAGAAAGGTGACCGTGTATTTATCTTTATGCCGCGCTCACCGGAATTGTACTTTGCGATTTTAGGGGCAATCAAGTTAGGCGCGATTGTCGGACCTTTGTTTGAAGCATTTATGGAAGGTGCAGTAAGAGACCGGTTAGAAGATAGTGAAGCGAAAGTTCTTGTTACAACACCACAATTATTAGAGCGCGTTCCTGTGGATGATTTGCCTAATCTTGAAAAAGTATTAATTTTAGGTAAGGATGTAACTGAAGATGAAACATATATTGATTTTGGAAAGCAGCTTCAGCAAGCAAGTCCTGAATTAACTATTACTTGGGTGGACCGTGAAGATGGATTAATTCTCCATTATACATCAGGATCAACTGGTAAACCAAAAGGGGTTTTACATGTTCATAATGCGATGATTCAACATTATCAAACCGCAAAATGGGTTTTAGACCTTCAAGAAGATGATGTGTACTGGTGTACAGCTGACCCAGGCTGGGTTACCGGTACGTCATATGGTATTTTTGGACCATGGTTAGTCGGTGCCACAAATGTTGTCCGAGGTGGAAGGTTCAGTCCTCAAGATTGGTATTCAACAATTGAAAAGTATAAAATTACAATTTGGTATAGTGCACCTACTGCGTTTCGTATGTTAATGAGTGCAGGAGATGAATTAATTAAACAATATGACTTATCAACGCTCCGTCATATTTTAAGTGTTGGTGAGCCGTTAAATCCAGAAGTTGTTCGTTGGGGAATGAAAGTGTTCTCATTACGAATCCATGATACGTGGTGGATGACGGAAACAGGAGCTCAAACAATTTGTAATTATCCGTGTATGGAAATTAAACCGGGCTCAATGGGAAAACCGTTACCAGGAGTGAAAGCAGCAATTATTGACGATAAAGGAAATGAGCTGCCACCTAATCGGATGGGGAATCTGGCCATTAAAAAAGGCTGGCCTTCCATGATGCGAACAATTTGGAATAACGAAGAAAAGTACAATAGTTATTTTGAAATAGATGGTTGGTATGTGTCTGGTGACTCGGCTTATATGGATGAAGAAGGATATTTTTGGTTCCAAGGTCGTATCGATGATGTGATTATGACATCTGGTGAACGAGTAGGTCCATTTGAAGTGGAAAGTAAATTAATCGAACATCCAGCTGTCGCTGAAGCAGGTGTTATCGGTAAGCCTGATCCAGTTCGTGGTGAAATTATAAAAGCGTTTATTGCGCTTCGTGAAGGCCATGAACCAAGTGAAGAATTAATTGAAGAAATTCAATTGTTTGTGAAAAAAGGCTTAGCTGCTCATTCAGCACCAAGAGAAATTGAATTCCGTGAAAAACTTCCGAAAACAAGAAGTGGAAAAATCATGCGTCGTGTCTTAAAAGCATGGGAGCTTGACTTACCAACAGGAGATTTATCAACAATGGAAGATTAA